In Komagataeibacter sucrofermentans DSM 15973, the genomic window TCTGCCTGCCGGGCATGGACGGGCTTGAGGCCACGCGGCAGATCATGGCGCATTTTCCCACCCCCATCGTGATCGTGAGCGACACGCTGGGCGGGCAGGCGACGCATGTCTCGATGAACGCGCTGCGCTCGGGCGCGCTGACGGTCATCGAGAAGCCGCAGGGCCTCACGGGCAGCGCGGGCGCTGTCGTGGCGCAGGGCATTGCCACCCAGCTTTACATCATGAGCCAGGTGCCGGTCATCCGGCGCAGGCTGATGCAGGCGGAGCCCTCTCGCCACAAGGGCATGTGGTCGCGCCCGCTTGCCATTCACCCCCGCATCCTGGCCATGGCCGCCTCCACCGGGGGGCCGACCGCGTTCGCCCGCGTGCTGGGCGACCTGCCGCCCGACTTCGCGCTGCCGGTGGTGCTGGTGCAGCATATGGGCCAGAGCTTCATGGAGGGTTTTGCCCGGTGGCTCGACCAGCAGGTGGCGCTGCCGGTCCGGATTGCCCAGCACGGTATGCCGCTCGAGCGCGGGCAGGTGCTGGTGGCGCCGGGCAACCGGCACATGACGGTGGGCACGCGTGGCGAGGTGCTGCTGCATGACTCGGCCCCGGTGCAGGGGCAGCGGCCCTCGGCTGACGTGCTGTTTTCCTCAGTGGCAAAGGTTTTTGGCGCCGATGGGCTTGGCGTGCTGCTGACCGGCATGGGCGAGGACGGCGTGGAGGGGCTGGGCCGCATCCGTGCGCGCGGCGGCTACACGGTGGTGGAGGACCGCAGCACCGCCGTCATTCACGGCATGCCCGGTGCTGCCGAACGCGTGGGGGCGGCGTGCATCAGCCTGCCGGTGCACGAAATCGCCCCCCATATCCTCCGGGCCATGGCGGGCGGCCCGGTTCCCTCCCAAGACCCCCTGGCTGGATAAGACGACCCCATGGTGCTGACCGACCGCGAAGACATTGCCGACACCCTGCTGCTGGTGGAGGATTCGGACACGCAGGCCCTGCGCATCCGCCGCATGCTCGAGAGCCACGGCTTTCATGTCCATCGCGTGGCCAGCGGGGAGGAGGCGCTCGATACGCTTGATGTGCGCCTGCCGGGGCTGGTGATTGCCGACTATCACCTGCCGGGCATGAATGGCGGCCAGCTTGCCCGCCAACTGCGCATGAACGCGGTCACGCGCACCATACCGGTGCTGATCCTGACCGAGGGGATCGAGCCGGGGCTGGAGCGCGAGGGGCTGGAAAGCGGGGCGGATGCCTATATCCCCAAATCCTCGGACCCGGCGCTGATCGTATTCCGCATCCGCGCGCTGTTGCGCGAGCACGCGGCGCATGCGCCATCCCTCCTGCCGCAGCGCGTGTTCCGCCGCGCGCGCATCATGGTCATCGCCCCCGAGCCCGAACACAGGCGCGCCGTGCCCGAACTGCTCGACCAGCTACGGCGTGACGGGCATATCGTGACCCTGTGGCATGATCCCTCCCGCCTAGTGCCCGCACTCCTGCATGACCCCGAGCACATGCCCGACTGCGTGGTGATCGACCTTGCGTGCCGGGAGTTCGACGGGCTGGAAGTCTGCCGCAGGCTTGATGAATGGCGACAGGAGGATCTGCTCTCGGGCAACGTGCCGCCGCGCATACTCGGCGTGGATGGCGCGCCCCGGCCCGATGCGAAGGAGTTCTCGGCCCGCGTGTTCGAGGCGGGGATTGATGATCTCGTCTCACGCGATGTGGGGCCTGCGGCACTGGCGCTGCGCATTCGCGTGCTGGTGCGGCGCAAGCTGTTGCAAGATGACGTGCGCCGCATCGAGGTGGAGCGGCAGGCGCGTGAGATCGCGGTCAAAAGCGCGCGCGCGGAGGCGGCGGCCATTGCATCGAAAGCCTCGCTGGCCGAAGCGCTGGAGCAGGCCAACCGCGAACTGGCCGATGCCAACCGCAAGCTGATCGAAACCCAGGGCAAGCTGGTGCAGACCGCCAAGATGGCTTCCTTGGGTGAACTGGTGGCGGGCATCGCACACGAGATCAACAACCCGCTGGCCTTCATCCTGGCGCATAAGGACACGGTGGCGCGTGGGCTGGACCGGCTCGCGGCCATGGAAACCGCGACCACCGACCCCGACCACGAACAGCGCGAGGCGATCCTGACCAAGTGCCGCGACCGGGTGGGGTCGATGAACATGGGGTTGCGGCGCATCCAGAACCTTGTGCTGAACCTGCGCAAATTCTCGCGCCTTGATGAAGGGCTGTTCCAGATCATCGACGTGCCCGAGGCGCTGGAAACGGTCATGGCGCTGTTGACCCAGAAGCTGGGCAGCGGCATTGCGGTCAGGCGGCAGTATGAGGCCCCTGACCGGCTGTACTGCCAGGCGGCGCTGCTCAATCAGGTCATCATGAATATTATCAGCAATGCGGCGGATGCAATTCTTGCCGCCCAGCATGATGATATGTCTGGCCAGGGCGGTATAGCGGTGGGCGAGATCGGCATCCACACCTATCTCGCCCATAATGACAGCGGGCCGGACAGTTACGTCTTTGTCATTACCGATAGCGGCCCCGGCATTGCGCCCGATGTGCAGGAGCGCATCTTCGAGCCGTTCTTCACCACCAAGCCGGTGGGCGCGGGCACCGGCTTGGGGCTGGCCATTGCCTATAGCGTGGTGCAGGCGCACCAGGGCAGCCTGTCGGTCGGGCGGGCGCCGCAGGGTGGGGCGCGCTTCACCATTTCCATACCGTGGCATCCGGGGCAGGAGGGTGAAAGCCCGCTACCGGCCACCACATCATCCGGGCGCATGGCCTAGCCATGCCACAGGCCCGCGTGCAGGGAGAGACCATGCCCATCAATACAGATCCCGCCACGCAGGCGCGCCCCGTTGTCCTGCTGGTGGATGACGAGGCGGAGATCCTCGTTGCCCTGACCGACCTGCTGGAAGACACGTTTACGGTCCTGTCCACCACATCGCCCACCGAGGCGCTGGAGATCCTCTCCACCCGCAACGATGTGGACGTGATCGTGTCCGACCAGCGCATGCCCGAGATGGGCGGCGACGTGATGCTGGTCCGTGCCCGCGCCCATAGCGACGCCCAGGCCATACTGCTCACCGGCTATGCCGATATCGGCGCGGTGGCGGCGGCACTCAACCAGGGGCGCATCTCGTTCTATTCCCACAAGCCATGGGATCCTGATGCCCTGCGCGCCATGATCGTGCAGGCGGCGGATTACCATCGCCTCGAGCGCGAACTGCGCACCGAGCGCATGCTGCTGCACGGGCTGCTTGACAACCTGCGCTCGGGCCTTGGCTTCAAGGATGCGCAGGGGCGCTTCATCCGCATCAACCAGCAGGCGGCCGATTTCTATGGCCGCGACATCAATGCCTGCCTTGGCCACACGGAGGAGGAACTGTGTGATGCCGGCCTCCTGCCCATTATCCGTGCGGCCAGCGCGCGCCTGCGGGCGGAGGGGCGCGACGAGGAATCGCTGGAACTGCCTGCTCATATCCGCGGTGCCGCACAGGGGCGGTGGCGCGAGATCACGCGCGTGGTGCTTGGTGCGCTGGGCGATGGCTCGGCCGGCTCGGTCGTGATCAACCGCGACATCACCCGCCAGCAGGAAATGGCGGCTCGCCTGCGCCAGGCGGAAAAGATGCAGGCGCTCGGCACGCTGGCGGGCGGCATTGCGCATGACTTCAACAACCTGCTCACCGCCGTTCTCGGCTCGCTCGAACTCGTGCGTGACATGGGGCCGGAGGAAGGGCCGATGGCCCGCCTGCTCGATAACGCCGCCGCCGCCGCCCAGCGTGGCGCATCACTCACGCGCAGGCTGCTCAATTTCAGCCGCCCGCGCGACCTGAGCTTTGAGCCGGTGGATGTGAACGCCCTGCTGCACGGCATGAAGGATCTTCTGGCCCAGACCGTGGTCTCGCGTCAGGGCAAGGGGGCAAACGGGCAGCCCTGTTCCATCGTGGTCGACACCGCCGGCTCTGACGGGGTGCTGCCGCCCGTGTGCACCGATGCAGGCCAGCTTGAGCTTGCCGTGCTCAATTTGTGCATCAACGCGGTCGACGCCATGCCCGGCGGCGGCATGATCGTGGTCTCGACCGCGCTCAAGCAGGTGAAGGAGATCGTGGCGGGCACCAACCTCGTGCCGGGCAACTACGTGATGGTTTCGGTCACCGATCAGGGGGTGGGCATGTCGCCCGAGACGCTGGCGCGCGTGTTCGAGCCGTTCTTCACCACCAAGGATGTGGGGCGTGGCACGGGGCTGGGCCTGTCCATGATCTATGGGTTCATCCGCCATGTGGGCGGCGAGGTGCAGGTGCGCAGCCAGCCGGGCGAGGGCACGCGCGTGGACCTGTGCCTGCCGGTGCAGGGTGGCGTCACGGCCGGCCGCCCCCTGCCTGCGGCAGCCCCGCAGGCGCAGGCAGGTGACACGAGCGCGCGTGCGCTGCATGTGATGGTGGTGGATGACGAGCCGGGCGTGCGCGCAGTTACAGCAGGCTTCCTGCGCGCGCGGGGGCATGAGGTGTGCGAATATTCCTCCGGCACGGCGGCGGTTGAGGCGATGAAGGCCGGGCTCGGGCCGATCGACCTCGTGATCATGGACGTGATGATGCCGGGCATGGGCGGGCTCGAGACAGTGCACCACCTCCAGGCCCTGCGTCCCGGCCTGCGCGTGCTGTACCTGACCGGCTATGCCAGCGCGGGCGCCCTGCCTGCGGGCAGCGCCAATGTCATGCACAAGCCCTTCACGCAGGCGGATCTCGCCGCCCATATCGACCGGATCATGCAGCGCCCGCCTGACTGAAATGCGGCGCGCGCCCGGCGGTGGGCGCGTTGCCCCTTGTGCTGGCGCAGGAAGGTTTTATCTGTAACATCATGCAAGATCATCATTCCTCATCCCATGACCCGGTCGGGTGGCATGGTACGACCATTCTGTGTGTGCGGCGCGGTGGCCGTGTTGCCATGGCGGGCGACGGGCAGGTGACGCTGGGCGCTACCGTGATCAAGGGCAATGCCCGCAAGGTGCGCCGCATCGGGCCGACGGGGCAGATCCTGGCAGGCTTTGCCGGGGCGACGGCTGATGCCTTCACGCTGCTGGAGCGGCTGGAAAACAAGCTCGAGCGCTATCCCAACCAGCTTGAGCGCGCCTGCGTGGAACTGGCCAAGGACTGGCGCACCGACCGCTACCTGCGCCGGCTGGAAGCGATGATGGCCGTAGCCGATGCCGAGCGCTCCTTTACGCTGACCGGTAATGGCGATGTGCTGGAACCCGAGGACGGCATCATCGCCATTGGCTCGGGCGGCAATTACGCGCTCTCCGCCGCGCGGGCCCTGCTGGGCATTGACGGGCTGGGTGCCGAGGAGATTGCCCGCCGGTCGATGAAGATCGCCGGTGATATCTGTGTCTATACCAACCATTCCGTCATTGTGGAGACACTGGGCGCGGATGCGCATGAAGGGGCAGCGTAATGGAAATACCCAATCATACCCCGCGTGAGATTGTCTCCGAACTCGACCGCTTCATCATTGGCCAGGGCGATGCCAAGCGCGCCGTGGCCATTGCGCTGCGCAACCGCTGGCGTCGCGCACAATTGCCCGATGCGATGCGTGAAGAGGTCGTGCCCAAAAACATCCTGATGATCGGGCCGACGGGCTGCGGCAAGACCGAGATCGCCCGCCGCCTTGCCAAGCTCGCGCAGGCGCCGTTCCTGAAGGTCGAGGCCACCAAATTCACTGAAGTGGGTTATGTTGGCCGTGATGTGGAGAGCATCATCCGCGACCTGATCGAGGTCTCGATCAACATGCTGCGCGACCTGCGGCGCAGGGATGTCGAGGCCAATGCCGGGGAAGCCGCCGAGAAGCTCCTGCTCGATGCGCTGGTGGGCGAGGGGGCATCAGCCGAGACGCGCAACAAGTTCCGCCGCATGCTGCGCGCGGGCGAGCTTGAGCACAAGGAAGTCGAGATCTCGATTGCGGAGGGCGGCAACCCGACCCAGTCCGACATGCCGAACATGACGCCGGGCACCGTCATCAACTTCTCGGACATGATGAAGGGCTTCATGAACCGCGTGCCGCAGCAAAAGCGCATGACGGTCGCCGCCGCCCGCGCGGCCCTGATCCGGCAGGAAGCGGACCGCATGCTCGATACCGAGGCCCTGACGCGTGAGGCCGTGGTCCACGCGCAGGACCACGGCATCGTCTTCCTCGACGAGATCGACAAGGTCTGCGCCCGTGCCTCCGAAGGGGGTGCGCGTGGCGGCGATGTGTCGCGTGAAGGCGTGCAGCGCGACCTGCTGCCGCTGATCGAGGGCACCACCGTCTCGACCAAATACGGCCCGGTGCGCACGGATCATATCCTGTTCATTGCATCGGGCGCGTTCCATATTGCCAAGCCGTCCGACCTGCTGCCCGAGTTGCAGGGGCGGTTGCCCATCAGGGTGGAACTTGCCTCGCTCACGCGCGAGGATCTGCGCCGCATCCTGACCGAACCAGAGCATTCGCTGCTCAAGCAGTATGTTGCCCTGCTGGGCACGGAGGATGTCACGCTGTCGTTCAGCGATGGGGCGATTGACGCGCTGGCGGAACTGGCGGCGGATATTAACGAGCGGGTGGAAAATATCGGCGCGCGGCGTCTGGCCACCGTGCTTGAGCGCCTTTTGGAGGATGTGTCCTTTACCGCGGCTGACCGCAAGGGCGAAGCTGTGGTGATCGAGGCGGCCGACGTGCAGGCCAAGGTTGCGCCCCTGGCCCGCAAGGGTGATCTGAGCCGCTTTATCCTGTAGGGCATGACCTAACCCGCAGGGGGCCGCGCCGCAGGGTGCGGCCTTTTGCATTCTGACCGATTTGACGGCCACCAATGCTGGAAAGATGATGACCGATCCGTTTGTAAAGCCCGAGGACGATACCGCCGCTGACGCCATTGCCGAGATTGGCGAGGAACTGGCCCTGTTTGATGACTGGATGCAGCGCTACCAGTACATCATTGAACTGGGGCGCAAGCTGCCGCCTTTTCCCGCCGCGTGGCAGGATGACGCCCATCGCGTGCCCGGCTGCCAGAGCCAGGTCTGGATGGAAGTGCAGCCACGCGATGGCGCGCTCTACCTTGCTGGCGCATCGGATGCGGCCATCGTGTCGGGGCTGGTGGCGCTGCTGCTGCGGGTCTATTCCGGCCGCAGCAGGCAGGAGATTCTGGATACGGACCCGGCCTTCCTGCGCGAGCTGGGGCTGGTGCAGGCGCTCTCCACCAATCGGGGCAACGGGGTGGAAGCCATGGCGCAGGCCATTCGCAAGGCAGCGGCGGCCCTGCCCGCCTGAAACAGCAGAAAGCGTTGAAAACAGCCGCCTTTTCAGAACAGAAAGGCGGCGTGTGAACGATTCTGGCGTTCAGTAACCCGCATCAAATCCTGCGTCGTCCACGGCGGCGTACAGGTCTTCGAGGTTGGTCGAGCGGGCATCATAGGTCACGAAAGCCTTGCCCTGTTCAAGCGAGACCTCAACCATCGAAACACCATCCACCCCTTCGAGTGCGCGCTGCACCTTGGCAGCGCAGCCATCGCAGGTCATGCCCTGTATGTTCAGTGTCAGTTTTTCCATGGTCTGGCTACCTTCATGCTGTTTCACGCCCGCAGGTGCTACGTTGGGTTGATCAGTCGAATTATTACAACGGAAAAGAGTGTGGCGCCATCGCCTCTTCCGCAGTGTGCCCGCCCGTGGCGCGGGATATGTGCCGGAGTTGCCTCCATCAGTTCTACATGACCGATTATGCAGTCCGACCGCACATGACATGATTGGCACGGGTTTTGCATGGCCGGTGGCTGACGTGTGATCTGGCAATCCGCCATGAAGCCGTTTTTTTATGTCAGTGCGACGGAAGGGGAAATCCTGTTCCCTGCATGGATAGGCCACTGATAAAGACGGCTTTCGGGTGTCGCGTGCAGGTTCGGACAGGCGGCCTTTCTGCGCTGTCATTATGATAAATAATATTATCACACATAATAAAAATGGAATCATTTCTATTTTGTTCTGATAGGGGAGCTATCACGATCCTGGCGTGTGCATGCGGCGGCATAGAGCAGGAAAACTTCCTGTATCACGCACGACATGCAGGCAATGACTATGGAAATAGTGCATTGATAAAAAAGGATAAAAGTTTTGGGTGCCGCCTTTTTGAAAAAAGACGGCGGTCTTTGAAGCTGTTTGTAAAAAGCGTACCAGGCGTTTTGCCCGCTGGCTTTTAAGGCAGCCACGGCAGCGCCGCGGAAGGGGGCGCACATACAAAAAGGGCCGGTGCTTGCGCAACCGGCCCTTGCATGGCGGGGTGATCGACGCGGGGCGTCAGTCAACCGTGCTCATGCGGGTTTCATCAACGAACTTTTCGGTATCATCATCGATCTTGCGCGACTTGCGGCCAGCCGGGCCATGCACGTACAGCGTCTTGCGGTCGACCTTCTGGTCAGAACCCTGCGGCTTGAGCGGCATTTCATATTCCGGCTTCTGCGCGTGGTCGGCCATCTGCAGTTCGGGGTTGAACACCGAGTTGAACTTCCAGATCATGGTCAGGAAGTTGGTCTGCCCACGCAGCGCAAGGCGCAGGGCAATGCCCAGCGTGTCCTTGATCGCGCTCCAGCCCAGATGCTTGTTATTGAGGATCTGCTGGGTCTTGACGAGTTCCTCATAGAACTCGCGCAGCGGCAGGGTGGTGGGCATGACCGCGTGCTGGATGTCGAACAGACGGTAGTCGCGCGTGGTCAGCTTGCGGGACTCGCTCTCCCAGATTTCGGTGCCGGGGTAGGGGGTCGTGACCGAGATGTTCACGATATCCGGAATCTCGAGGCACCACTGGCGGATGACCTCGAAGCGCTCGCGGTCCCATGACGGATCGGCAATCAGGTTGATGGCCACGATCAGGTCGAGCGAGCGGGCGTATTCCAGCGCCTCGAAGTTGCGGTCCATCGACACGCGCTTGCGGAAGCGCTTCAGCCCTTCGGCATCCACTGCCTCAAGCCCGATGAAGATGTAGCTCAGCCCGATCTCTTTCCAGACCGCGAACACTTCCTTGTTGCGCATCAGCACGTCGGCGCGCGTCTCCAGGTAGTATTCCTTCTGGATGTTGCGGCGCTTGATCTCGTCGGCAATGGCCATGCCGTGCTCGGCATGCACGAAGGCCACGTCGTCGACGATGAAGATGCCGGGCTCCTTGATCTCCTGCAGTTCCTCGCCAATCACCTTGGCGCTCGCCGTGCGGTAGGAGCGGCCATAGAAGGTCCAGGCGCTACAGAACGTGCAGTCCCACGGGCAGCCACGGGCGAATTCGATGGAGGCGGCGGGGTCAAGTGTGCCGATGAAGTATTTGCGGCGGTGGCGCAGCAGGTCGCGCGCGGGGCGCACCACATCAAGCGATTCGATGAAGATGGGCGGCGGGCCATCACCATCCATGGTCACCACGCCGGGCACGGTGGTCAGGTCCTTGCCCTGCTCCCATGCCTCGAGCAGCAGGCCGACGGTGGCGTCGCCTTCACCCTTGAGCACGCAGTTGATGGCGCCATCGGACAGGGCCAGCACGTCACGCGCGATGAACGAGATGGAATGGCCGCCAATGAACAGGAACACGTTGGGCAGGCGCTTGCGCGTTTCCTTGCACAGGTCAATGATCTCGGGAACATTGGCCAGGTAATTGCCCGAGAAGCAGATGGCATGCGGGCGGAATTCCTCGATGCGCTGCCAGTAATCGGGGTGTTTCTCGACCTGCAGGTCGATGATCTGCACGTCATGCCCCTTGTTGCGCGCTGCACCGGCAACCAGTTCAAGCCCCAGCGGTTCAAGACGCAGGAAGACCTTCGTGTACATGAGCGAGCTTGGATGAACGGCCAGTAATCTCATTCTTTTACCTCAGGCATCGATGGGGACGGGGGACAACGCGCGACAGCCATACGCAATCTGGTAACAAATTTACAGCCGGTCCGGTGCTGTATTTGCAATTTTTATATATCACACATGATTTAAAAAAAATCAGAATAATGACAGAGGGTGGCAATATAAGTGCCGCCTG contains:
- the hslU gene encoding ATP-dependent protease ATPase subunit HslU, translating into MEIPNHTPREIVSELDRFIIGQGDAKRAVAIALRNRWRRAQLPDAMREEVVPKNILMIGPTGCGKTEIARRLAKLAQAPFLKVEATKFTEVGYVGRDVESIIRDLIEVSINMLRDLRRRDVEANAGEAAEKLLLDALVGEGASAETRNKFRRMLRAGELEHKEVEISIAEGGNPTQSDMPNMTPGTVINFSDMMKGFMNRVPQQKRMTVAAARAALIRQEADRMLDTEALTREAVVHAQDHGIVFLDEIDKVCARASEGGARGGDVSREGVQRDLLPLIEGTTVSTKYGPVRTDHILFIASGAFHIAKPSDLLPELQGRLPIRVELASLTREDLRRILTEPEHSLLKQYVALLGTEDVTLSFSDGAIDALAELAADINERVENIGARRLATVLERLLEDVSFTAADRKGEAVVIEAADVQAKVAPLARKGDLSRFIL
- a CDS encoding response regulator — encoded protein: MVLTDREDIADTLLLVEDSDTQALRIRRMLESHGFHVHRVASGEEALDTLDVRLPGLVIADYHLPGMNGGQLARQLRMNAVTRTIPVLILTEGIEPGLEREGLESGADAYIPKSSDPALIVFRIRALLREHAAHAPSLLPQRVFRRARIMVIAPEPEHRRAVPELLDQLRRDGHIVTLWHDPSRLVPALLHDPEHMPDCVVIDLACREFDGLEVCRRLDEWRQEDLLSGNVPPRILGVDGAPRPDAKEFSARVFEAGIDDLVSRDVGPAALALRIRVLVRRKLLQDDVRRIEVERQAREIAVKSARAEAAAIASKASLAEALEQANRELADANRKLIETQGKLVQTAKMASLGELVAGIAHEINNPLAFILAHKDTVARGLDRLAAMETATTDPDHEQREAILTKCRDRVGSMNMGLRRIQNLVLNLRKFSRLDEGLFQIIDVPEALETVMALLTQKLGSGIAVRRQYEAPDRLYCQAALLNQVIMNIISNAADAILAAQHDDMSGQGGIAVGEIGIHTYLAHNDSGPDSYVFVITDSGPGIAPDVQERIFEPFFTTKPVGAGTGLGLAIAYSVVQAHQGSLSVGRAPQGGARFTISIPWHPGQEGESPLPATTSSGRMA
- a CDS encoding heavy-metal-associated domain-containing protein → MKQHEGSQTMEKLTLNIQGMTCDGCAAKVQRALEGVDGVSMVEVSLEQGKAFVTYDARSTNLEDLYAAVDDAGFDAGY
- a CDS encoding SufE family protein; this encodes MMTDPFVKPEDDTAADAIAEIGEELALFDDWMQRYQYIIELGRKLPPFPAAWQDDAHRVPGCQSQVWMEVQPRDGALYLAGASDAAIVSGLVALLLRVYSGRSRQEILDTDPAFLRELGLVQALSTNRGNGVEAMAQAIRKAAAALPA
- a CDS encoding chemotaxis protein CheB; this translates as MRVVADDPRLELAEAVETAEEALRLVPRLRPDVISMDICLPGMDGLEATRQIMAHFPTPIVIVSDTLGGQATHVSMNALRSGALTVIEKPQGLTGSAGAVVAQGIATQLYIMSQVPVIRRRLMQAEPSRHKGMWSRPLAIHPRILAMAASTGGPTAFARVLGDLPPDFALPVVLVQHMGQSFMEGFARWLDQQVALPVRIAQHGMPLERGQVLVAPGNRHMTVGTRGEVLLHDSAPVQGQRPSADVLFSSVAKVFGADGLGVLLTGMGEDGVEGLGRIRARGGYTVVEDRSTAVIHGMPGAAERVGAACISLPVHEIAPHILRAMAGGPVPSQDPLAG
- the hpnR gene encoding hopanoid C-3 methylase HpnR, with product MRLLAVHPSSLMYTKVFLRLEPLGLELVAGAARNKGHDVQIIDLQVEKHPDYWQRIEEFRPHAICFSGNYLANVPEIIDLCKETRKRLPNVFLFIGGHSISFIARDVLALSDGAINCVLKGEGDATVGLLLEAWEQGKDLTTVPGVVTMDGDGPPPIFIESLDVVRPARDLLRHRRKYFIGTLDPAASIEFARGCPWDCTFCSAWTFYGRSYRTASAKVIGEELQEIKEPGIFIVDDVAFVHAEHGMAIADEIKRRNIQKEYYLETRADVLMRNKEVFAVWKEIGLSYIFIGLEAVDAEGLKRFRKRVSMDRNFEALEYARSLDLIVAINLIADPSWDRERFEVIRQWCLEIPDIVNISVTTPYPGTEIWESESRKLTTRDYRLFDIQHAVMPTTLPLREFYEELVKTQQILNNKHLGWSAIKDTLGIALRLALRGQTNFLTMIWKFNSVFNPELQMADHAQKPEYEMPLKPQGSDQKVDRKTLYVHGPAGRKSRKIDDDTEKFVDETRMSTVD
- a CDS encoding response regulator codes for the protein MNTDPATQARPVVLLVDDEAEILVALTDLLEDTFTVLSTTSPTEALEILSTRNDVDVIVSDQRMPEMGGDVMLVRARAHSDAQAILLTGYADIGAVAAALNQGRISFYSHKPWDPDALRAMIVQAADYHRLERELRTERMLLHGLLDNLRSGLGFKDAQGRFIRINQQAADFYGRDINACLGHTEEELCDAGLLPIIRAASARLRAEGRDEESLELPAHIRGAAQGRWREITRVVLGALGDGSAGSVVINRDITRQQEMAARLRQAEKMQALGTLAGGIAHDFNNLLTAVLGSLELVRDMGPEEGPMARLLDNAAAAAQRGASLTRRLLNFSRPRDLSFEPVDVNALLHGMKDLLAQTVVSRQGKGANGQPCSIVVDTAGSDGVLPPVCTDAGQLELAVLNLCINAVDAMPGGGMIVVSTALKQVKEIVAGTNLVPGNYVMVSVTDQGVGMSPETLARVFEPFFTTKDVGRGTGLGLSMIYGFIRHVGGEVQVRSQPGEGTRVDLCLPVQGGVTAGRPLPAAAPQAQAGDTSARALHVMVVDDEPGVRAVTAGFLRARGHEVCEYSSGTAAVEAMKAGLGPIDLVIMDVMMPGMGGLETVHHLQALRPGLRVLYLTGYASAGALPAGSANVMHKPFTQADLAAHIDRIMQRPPD
- the hslV gene encoding ATP-dependent protease subunit HslV, with amino-acid sequence MQDHHSSSHDPVGWHGTTILCVRRGGRVAMAGDGQVTLGATVIKGNARKVRRIGPTGQILAGFAGATADAFTLLERLENKLERYPNQLERACVELAKDWRTDRYLRRLEAMMAVADAERSFTLTGNGDVLEPEDGIIAIGSGGNYALSAARALLGIDGLGAEEIARRSMKIAGDICVYTNHSVIVETLGADAHEGAA